TCAATTCTATGCTTATGAGTTTCTGCCTGGTGATGTGCTCTATGACCTCAATTCACCAGAGCGCTTCACCAAGTTCCTGCAATGGCTCAAAAAAGAACTTTGGAAACCAGTCGAGGTAGACCCCAAAGTCTTTACCAAGGCTTGTCATCATTTCTATTTCGAGAAGACTAAACAAAGACTCGAAAAATATTTTGCTAAATACCCTGGAGATGACAAATCATTTATCCTAGATGGCGAAAAGCTTCCAAGTTGTAGTGAACTAATAGCTCAAGTGCCATGGGATGAATTAGAAGACGGTATTCCGGTATTCATGCATGGAGACTTGCAGTTTGACAATGTAATTTATAACGAGAAGACCGGTGAGTTTGCTCTGATTGATTGGCGACAAGACTTTGCTGGTCATGTAGAGTTTGGTGATTGGTATTATGACCTTGCCAAAATGGTTGGTGGCATTCTACTAAACTATGACTATGTCAAAAAAAATCTAATGAGCTATCACGAAGACGGTGACAAGGTTACTATCGATTTTGCAACGAGATATCTTAGTAACAAATATGAAAATATACTGGCTGACTTTATCAAAGAACAAGGCTTAGATCTTGCAAGAGTGCATATGCTACGTGCTTTGATTTATCTCAATATGTCACCTCTGCACCACAATCCTTTTGACAAGCTCTTGCGTGCTCTTGGCGTCAAGCTACTATCTGATGCACTAAAGGAACATAAAAATGCCTCTGGGAAATAAAACTCAATTATTTTTCTCCGCTTCTTCTCAACCTGGCAATTTTGGAGCTAGTGTTTATAACTACCTATTCAAGCAGCTCGATATCGATGCTGTCTACTTACCTCGCAAAGTATTAGACGCAGCCAAGTTAATTGAAGCGATACGTACTCTAGACATCAGCGGTTGTAGCATTTCGATGCCACTTAAAGGGCAAGTCATTCCTTACCTCGATGAGCTAGAAGAACTCTCTCAAGCGACTCAGTCAGTAAACACGATTACAAATAAAGATGGCAAACTCACTGGCTATAACACTGATTGTTATGGAGCCTTTCAAGTCATTGACAATATTTTCAAACCGAAGTCAGCTTTAGTTTACGGCTCAGGCAGCGTAACAGCATCTGTAATCACAGCCTTGCACAAGTTTGGCTGCAGCGAGATTTTTATCACAGCCAGAAATCAAACCAATGCTCAAGCGATAGCTGATAAATACAAAATCACGGCACTAAATCATAACGAGGCAAAGTCTCATAAATTTGAGCTTTTAATCAATACAAGTCCGGCCAGTAAAGACCCAAGCAACACTGTGCTCTTTGAACTACTAGATCAAGTTGAGTCTTTATTTGACTTACCAGTCTCTACTACAGACACTGCCTTAATCGCTGAAGCTCGTAAACGCGGCATGAAACTATCACCAGGTTTTGAAATGTCTAAATATCAATTACAAAAACAATTTTCTATTTATACTGGGATTTGGCCTGATATTGAAAAGATCGATGAAGCGATGAGATTGAATGGGTTTGTGTAGAAATTAGTAAATCTAGGAATGTATTCCCTAAAAATCTGAGATTTAAAGAATACACTCCTAGATTTACTAAAGAAAAAGCTTAGAAAATAAGGATTATATCAACGCGCAGACACCTATAATGTAACCAATTCCCATAAAAATTGATTACATTATAGCCTTAGTCATAATATACTGTAGCTATGTCATATCTGCTTTTATTACTATTATTAGTCATTCTCAACTGGTTTGGTTATAAACTCAGCAACAACTTATTAAGAACTAACCCTTGCTTGGTGGCTTTACCCCAAATAGGCAAAATTGCGATTGATTTAGTAATTGGCTTTTCAGCTTTTTTACTAGTTACTCACTTTGCAGCCTATGTCTTGAATAG
The Cyanobacteriota bacterium genome window above contains:
- a CDS encoding shikimate dehydrogenase produces the protein MPLGNKTQLFFSASSQPGNFGASVYNYLFKQLDIDAVYLPRKVLDAAKLIEAIRTLDISGCSISMPLKGQVIPYLDELEELSQATQSVNTITNKDGKLTGYNTDCYGAFQVIDNIFKPKSALVYGSGSVTASVITALHKFGCSEIFITARNQTNAQAIADKYKITALNHNEAKSHKFELLINTSPASKDPSNTVLFELLDQVESLFDLPVSTTDTALIAEARKRGMKLSPGFEMSKYQLQKQFSIYTGIWPDIEKIDEAMRLNGFV